One Thiocapsa bogorovii DNA segment encodes these proteins:
- a CDS encoding serine hydrolase domain-containing protein — protein MTNRIAGPAVFALAAALSGPAPAQSDDALAAKLQTIADAYIADTAAGEKATAISISVSLPEHGGTLNVTAGKVSNATGAAEVTPDTLCQIGSITKSFTSVTLLQLQSEGVLDLDDTLGEWLPEYPAWQDVTLRRLLNMTSGIPSYDNVDAMIADIGRNGLSRHFSPAVLVGFVDPAYPGAPAPTSGYAYSNTNYILAGMVIEKASGRTVQENFEDRLFGPRYGLTNTAYRAGIYPREITERMASGYFVAEGYPGMKALDGADVKGEDMSWGGAAGAAVSRPEEVNNWVRALFTSNDLLDADARAELTRVVSMRTGETLARLTPDDPRGFGLGISGFTSPAIGSGWQYEGESMGFRTLYIYLPEKDLVATIALNSGAEGEADHAAKVALAVIEAAAGP, from the coding sequence ATGACCAACAGGATCGCCGGGCCAGCCGTCTTCGCCCTTGCCGCCGCACTGAGCGGGCCGGCGCCTGCGCAGTCCGACGACGCGCTTGCCGCGAAGCTCCAGACCATCGCCGACGCCTACATCGCAGATACCGCCGCGGGCGAGAAGGCCACCGCGATCTCGATCAGCGTGAGCCTGCCCGAGCACGGCGGCACGCTGAACGTCACCGCCGGCAAGGTCTCGAACGCGACCGGCGCCGCCGAGGTGACGCCCGACACGCTGTGCCAGATCGGGAGCATCACCAAGTCCTTCACCTCGGTCACGCTGCTGCAACTCCAGTCCGAAGGGGTGCTCGACCTCGACGACACGCTGGGTGAGTGGCTGCCCGAGTATCCCGCGTGGCAGGACGTCACGCTGCGCCGGCTTCTGAACATGACAAGCGGCATCCCGAGCTACGACAACGTCGACGCCATGATCGCCGATATCGGTCGGAACGGGCTGTCGCGCCACTTCTCGCCCGCGGTCCTCGTCGGTTTCGTCGACCCCGCCTATCCCGGCGCCCCGGCCCCGACATCGGGCTATGCCTACTCCAACACCAACTACATCCTCGCCGGGATGGTGATCGAGAAGGCCAGCGGACGCACGGTCCAGGAGAACTTCGAGGACCGCCTGTTCGGCCCCCGTTACGGCCTGACGAACACCGCCTATCGGGCCGGCATCTATCCGCGCGAGATCACCGAGCGGATGGCGTCCGGCTATTTCGTCGCCGAGGGCTACCCCGGGATGAAGGCCCTGGACGGCGCCGACGTCAAGGGCGAGGACATGTCCTGGGGCGGGGCCGCGGGGGCTGCCGTCTCGCGTCCCGAAGAGGTCAACAACTGGGTCCGGGCGCTCTTCACCTCGAACGATCTCCTGGATGCCGACGCGCGTGCCGAACTCACCCGGGTCGTGTCGATGCGCACCGGCGAGACGCTCGCGCGGCTGACCCCCGACGACCCCCGCGGCTTCGGCCTCGGCATCTCCGGATTCACCTCGCCCGCGATCGGTTCCGGCTGGCAGTACGAGGGCGAATCGATGGGCTTCCGCACCCTCTACATCTACCTGCCCGAGAAGGATCTCGTCGCTACAATCGCGCTGAACAGCGGCGCCGAGGGCGAGGCCGACCACGCCGCCAAGGTGGCGCTGGCGGTCATCGAGGCGGCAGCGGGGCCGTAA
- a CDS encoding DUF1826 domain-containing protein, with protein MRAQPVIRSAAPLGFRSSTDTVQRAETLADLTRILMPETQICVHSPPGSPNMLGALERLHASAGPGLRAVVRLSADGVPDIDTLPLARPFAHPTVRRELAFLLELYGDLLGCQAIGLRIERLERAMCPRWHIDRTGIRLLCTWCGPGTEWLDDPRIDPRGLLGSAADAPATGQARPFDILLLKGSAWQGNAAGGAIHRSPQVAPGSDPRILVALDALWDD; from the coding sequence ATGAGAGCGCAACCTGTGATCCGGAGCGCCGCACCGCTCGGGTTCCGCAGCTCGACCGACACGGTGCAACGGGCGGAGACCCTCGCCGATCTGACCCGGATCTTGATGCCGGAGACCCAGATCTGTGTCCACTCGCCCCCCGGTAGCCCGAACATGCTCGGCGCACTCGAGCGCCTCCACGCGAGCGCAGGGCCCGGCCTACGGGCGGTCGTCCGGCTCTCCGCCGATGGCGTTCCCGACATCGACACCCTGCCGCTTGCAAGGCCGTTCGCGCATCCGACGGTTCGGCGCGAGCTCGCCTTCCTGCTGGAGCTCTACGGCGATCTGCTCGGCTGCCAAGCCATCGGTCTGCGCATCGAGCGTCTGGAGCGCGCCATGTGCCCCCGCTGGCATATCGACCGCACCGGCATCCGGCTGCTCTGCACCTGGTGCGGTCCGGGTACGGAGTGGCTCGACGATCCCCGGATCGACCCTCGGGGTCTGCTCGGCAGCGCCGCGGACGCCCCGGCAACCGGGCAAGCCCGGCCCTTCGACATCCTGCTGCTCAAAGGCAGCGCCTGGCAGGGCAACGCGGCCGGCGGCGCGATCCACCGCTCCCCGCAGGTCGCTCCGGGCTCGGACCCTCGGATCCTCGTGGCCCTGGATGCCCTCTGGGACGACTAA
- a CDS encoding universal stress protein gives MNRFRNILYVVSATPGDTTVLERAVALAQHNQARLTLLGVVPRVPVGIGAHEGGPVLGDLQSWLVAEREEFLSHLAAPHVQRVVIQSRVVIGTPFIEVIRQVLREGCDLVIKTPEDPGWLDRLFGSEDLHLLRKCPCPLWMIKPQLSGAFECIVAAVDVNEAYPVDEVEGRRALNRQVMEMATSLALSEFADLHVVHAWEPVGEWVMRSGCLSTDEERIKAYVQEVERHRRENLHALMRKTIDRIGPEATRYLKPNAHLVKGWAREEIPALVQRLGADLVVMGTVARTGISGLLIGNTAETILTQLDCSVLAIKPEGFVSPVTLES, from the coding sequence GTGAACAGATTCCGAAACATCCTGTACGTGGTTTCCGCCACCCCTGGAGATACCACGGTGCTGGAGCGGGCGGTGGCATTGGCGCAGCACAACCAGGCCCGGCTAACCCTCCTGGGTGTGGTGCCGCGGGTTCCTGTCGGCATTGGAGCGCACGAAGGCGGTCCGGTCTTGGGGGACCTGCAATCTTGGCTGGTGGCCGAACGCGAAGAGTTCCTGTCCCATCTGGCGGCTCCTCACGTGCAGCGGGTCGTCATCCAGAGCCGGGTGGTGATTGGTACACCCTTCATCGAGGTCATTCGTCAAGTGCTGCGGGAAGGGTGCGATCTGGTGATCAAGACACCGGAGGATCCCGGCTGGCTCGATCGTCTGTTCGGCAGCGAGGATCTGCATCTGCTGCGCAAATGTCCTTGCCCCCTCTGGATGATCAAGCCTCAGTTGTCTGGCGCCTTCGAATGCATCGTGGCGGCTGTGGATGTGAATGAAGCCTATCCGGTCGATGAGGTCGAAGGCCGTCGGGCCTTGAACCGACAGGTGATGGAGATGGCGACGTCCCTCGCCCTGTCGGAATTCGCCGATTTGCACGTCGTGCATGCATGGGAGCCCGTTGGGGAATGGGTCATGCGCAGCGGATGCCTCAGCACGGACGAGGAAAGAATCAAGGCCTATGTGCAGGAGGTCGAACGCCACCGGCGAGAGAACCTCCATGCACTGATGCGGAAGACGATCGACCGAATAGGTCCGGAAGCCACCCGCTATCTGAAACCGAATGCCCACCTGGTGAAGGGTTGGGCACGCGAGGAGATTCCAGCCTTGGTCCAACGGCTCGGGGCGGACCTGGTGGTCATGGGCACCGTGGCCCGCACCGGCATCAGCGGCTTGTTGATCGGAAACACTGCGGAAACGATCTTGACCCAGCTCGATTGCTCGGTGCTCGCCATCAAGCCGGAGGGATTCGTGTCGCCGGTCACCCTGGAATCCTGA
- a CDS encoding cation:proton antiporter, with the protein MQEHFSELALLLIIATAAGVVALRLRQPLLIAYIVVGIVVGPAVFGFVSAHDQIDLLAQMGIAVLLFLVGLKLDLAHVRHIGPVALATGLGQLGFTIAVGFGLILLLGRTPLEALYVAVALTFSSTIIIVKLLSDKREIDALHGRIAVGFLIVQDLAVVLAMMVVSALGGGGDSPTEVIFSLLWRVALAAVALYLLMRHVLPRAVSLMARSQELLLIFAIAWGVGLAALGEWAGFSKEAGAFLAGFSLASTSYRDAMSARLTGIRDFLLLFFFIDLGAKLDFSVLGGELWPSVVLSLFVLIGNPLIVMSIMGYMGYRKRTGFLAGLTVAQISEFSIIFIAMGISLGHVGTQALGLVTLVGVTTIAVSTYMIIYSHPLYERLAPWLGLFERRNPQRELAAEQEVGSTRPADVIVFGLGRYGGRFAQGLEAAGLAVVGVDFDPESARAWRGKGLEVRYGDATEAELMESLPLASCAWVVSTLPDIASNRGLLQALRTHHYTRDLAIVARADEDGLILKRLGVPTVIYPMHNAVDFAVEALAGMIRRSREGSWSDDAIDRKDE; encoded by the coding sequence ATGCAGGAACATTTCAGCGAGCTCGCCCTGCTGCTCATCATTGCCACCGCCGCAGGGGTGGTGGCCCTGCGGCTGCGCCAGCCGTTGCTCATCGCCTACATCGTGGTGGGCATTGTCGTCGGACCGGCGGTGTTCGGCTTCGTCTCCGCACATGATCAGATCGATCTGCTCGCGCAGATGGGCATTGCCGTGTTGCTGTTCCTGGTGGGCCTGAAGCTGGATCTCGCCCATGTCCGTCACATCGGCCCGGTGGCCCTCGCCACCGGTCTCGGTCAATTAGGCTTCACCATTGCCGTCGGCTTCGGCCTGATCCTGCTCTTGGGTCGGACTCCGCTGGAGGCCCTGTACGTGGCGGTGGCGCTGACCTTCTCCAGCACCATCATCATCGTCAAGCTGCTGTCGGACAAGCGCGAGATCGACGCCCTGCACGGCCGCATCGCGGTCGGTTTCCTGATCGTCCAGGACCTGGCCGTGGTACTGGCCATGATGGTCGTGAGCGCCCTGGGCGGGGGCGGCGACTCCCCGACGGAGGTGATCTTCTCGCTGCTCTGGCGGGTGGCGCTGGCGGCGGTCGCCCTGTATTTGCTGATGCGCCATGTGCTGCCGCGGGCGGTATCCCTGATGGCGCGCTCTCAAGAACTGTTGCTGATATTCGCCATCGCCTGGGGCGTCGGCTTGGCGGCCCTCGGTGAGTGGGCCGGCTTCTCGAAGGAGGCCGGGGCCTTCCTGGCAGGCTTTTCCCTGGCATCCACAAGCTACCGGGACGCCATGAGCGCCCGGCTCACCGGCATCCGCGATTTCCTGCTCCTGTTCTTCTTCATCGATCTGGGCGCCAAGTTGGATTTCTCCGTCCTCGGCGGCGAGCTCTGGCCGTCCGTGGTGCTGTCCCTGTTCGTTCTGATCGGCAATCCACTCATCGTCATGTCGATCATGGGCTACATGGGTTACCGCAAGCGCACCGGCTTCCTGGCCGGACTCACGGTGGCCCAAATCAGCGAGTTCTCCATCATTTTCATCGCCATGGGCATCTCCCTGGGCCATGTCGGCACGCAGGCTCTGGGTCTGGTCACCCTGGTGGGCGTGACCACCATTGCGGTTTCCACCTACATGATCATCTATTCCCATCCCCTCTACGAGCGCCTAGCTCCTTGGCTGGGGCTGTTCGAGCGGCGCAACCCCCAGCGGGAGCTGGCCGCCGAGCAAGAGGTTGGATCGACCCGACCCGCGGATGTGATCGTGTTCGGGCTCGGCCGCTACGGCGGTCGCTTTGCCCAAGGGCTGGAGGCGGCCGGACTGGCGGTGGTCGGGGTGGACTTTGACCCCGAGTCGGCCCGAGCCTGGCGTGGCAAGGGCCTCGAGGTACGCTACGGCGATGCCACCGAGGCCGAATTAATGGAATCCCTGCCGCTGGCCTCGTGCGCCTGGGTTGTCAGTACCCTGCCGGACATCGCCTCCAATCGTGGCCTGTTGCAGGCGCTGCGTACCCATCACTACACCCGTGACCTGGCCATCGTCGCCCGCGCCGACGAGGACGGCCTGATACTCAAGCGGCTGGGGGTACCGACGGTCATCTACCCGATGCACAACGCAGTGGACTTCGCCGTAGAGGCCCTGGCAGGCATGATCCGGCGCAGCCGGGAGGGGTCGTGGTCCGATGATGCCATAGACCGAAAAGATGAATGA
- a CDS encoding cation-transporting P-type ATPase — MMKSWHEESLEDVLSSLHSGMSGLRADEACRRLAEYGSNKLPEPCRPSAWRRFLAQFHNILIYVLLGAAAITTLLAHWVDTGVILAVVLINALIGYVQEGKAEKAMDAIRRMLAPRASVLREGVRRVVDGEAVVPGDLVLMEAGDKVPADLRLVKVHGLTIQEAILTGESIAVDKHTDPVATDSALGDRKCMAFSGTTVASGQGMGVVVATGAHTEIGRISDLLAGVEALTTPLVQQMAVFAKWLTVFILAVAGLLLGFGYLVLEHPFAELFMAVVGLSVAAIPEGLPAVLTITLAVGVQAMARRNAIVRRLPAIETLGSVSVICSDKTGTLTRNEMSVASVLGARHLYRVDGTGYEPAGRFTLGDGSVTPLEHPPLEDLALAAVLCNDAELQNREGRWLVEGDPMEGALLAFAGRAGLDRGEIRGRWARTDVIPFDSSHRFMATLNHDHEGSGRVFVKGAPETILAMCREQRGEAGATASLDREGWLARAEAIAAEGQRVLALAARPMPAGHTVLEHEDIDGFLTLLGMVGLIDPPRDEAVAAVSECRSAGIRVKMITGDHATTAAAIGRQLGLDNPDKVLTGVDVDRLDDVQLAERVLDTDVFARTSPEHKLRLVMALQAHGLTVAMTGDGVNDAPALKRADAGIAMGRKGSEAAKEASELVLADDNFASITAAVREGRTVYANIKKVISWTLPTNAGEASTIILALLLGLTLPVTPVQILWVNMITAVTLGIALAFEPSENDIMARPPRPRGEPLLSGDLIWHIVLVAALFLAGVFGIYLYAVEQGYSIDLARTIAMNTLVMMEIFHLLFIRNMNSQNLGWRRLRGTRVLWLAIALVVVGQIAITYLPPMQGVFETESIPLRDALLILAVGVVLFVIIELEKRLRLRLSAAVRTSAVVAGEETTPIRY, encoded by the coding sequence ATGATGAAAAGCTGGCATGAAGAAAGCTTAGAAGACGTCCTTTCCTCACTCCACAGCGGCATGAGCGGCCTTCGGGCCGACGAGGCTTGCCGCCGGCTTGCCGAATACGGGTCCAACAAGCTCCCGGAGCCGTGCCGACCGAGCGCCTGGAGACGGTTCCTGGCTCAGTTCCACAATATCCTGATCTACGTGCTGCTCGGCGCCGCGGCGATCACCACCCTGTTGGCACATTGGGTGGATACGGGGGTGATTCTGGCCGTGGTGCTGATCAACGCCTTGATCGGCTACGTGCAGGAAGGCAAGGCGGAAAAGGCCATGGACGCCATCCGCAGAATGCTGGCCCCACGCGCATCGGTGCTACGCGAGGGGGTACGCCGGGTGGTTGACGGCGAGGCCGTTGTCCCCGGGGACCTGGTGCTGATGGAAGCCGGCGACAAGGTGCCCGCGGACCTGCGCCTGGTCAAGGTGCACGGTCTGACGATCCAAGAGGCGATTCTTACCGGCGAGTCCATCGCCGTGGACAAACACACCGATCCGGTGGCTACCGATTCGGCCCTCGGCGACCGCAAGTGCATGGCCTTCAGCGGTACCACCGTCGCCAGCGGCCAGGGCATGGGCGTGGTGGTGGCCACCGGCGCGCACACCGAGATCGGGCGCATCAGCGACCTTCTGGCCGGGGTGGAGGCCCTGACCACCCCCCTGGTGCAGCAGATGGCGGTGTTCGCCAAATGGCTCACCGTCTTCATCCTCGCGGTGGCGGGGCTGCTCCTCGGCTTTGGCTACCTGGTGCTGGAGCATCCCTTCGCCGAACTGTTCATGGCGGTGGTCGGTCTCTCGGTGGCGGCGATCCCCGAGGGGTTGCCGGCGGTTCTGACCATCACCCTGGCGGTTGGTGTACAGGCTATGGCCCGGCGCAACGCCATCGTGCGCCGCCTGCCGGCCATCGAGACCCTGGGGTCGGTGTCGGTTATCTGCTCGGACAAGACCGGCACCCTCACCCGCAACGAGATGAGCGTGGCCAGCGTGCTCGGCGCGCGCCACCTCTACCGGGTGGATGGCACCGGCTACGAGCCCGCCGGCCGCTTCACCCTGGGCGACGGGTCTGTGACGCCCCTGGAGCATCCGCCCCTCGAAGATCTGGCGCTGGCGGCCGTCTTGTGCAATGACGCCGAGCTGCAAAATCGGGAAGGCCGATGGCTAGTCGAGGGAGACCCGATGGAAGGTGCGCTGCTGGCATTCGCCGGCAGGGCCGGGCTTGACCGGGGCGAGATCCGTGGCCGGTGGGCGCGTACGGACGTCATCCCGTTCGATTCCAGCCACCGCTTCATGGCCACCCTGAACCATGACCATGAGGGCAGCGGGCGCGTGTTCGTCAAGGGCGCCCCGGAGACGATCCTCGCCATGTGCCGGGAGCAGAGGGGAGAGGCCGGCGCCACGGCGTCCCTGGACCGGGAAGGCTGGCTCGCGCGTGCGGAGGCGATCGCAGCCGAGGGCCAGCGGGTCTTGGCCCTGGCGGCGAGACCCATGCCTGCCGGGCACACGGTCCTGGAGCATGAGGACATCGATGGTTTCCTGACCTTGCTCGGCATGGTCGGTCTCATCGATCCACCGCGGGACGAGGCCGTGGCCGCCGTCTCCGAGTGCCGATCCGCCGGCATCCGGGTCAAGATGATCACCGGCGACCACGCCACCACTGCGGCGGCCATCGGCCGGCAGCTCGGTCTGGACAACCCGGACAAGGTGCTGACCGGCGTCGACGTGGACCGGCTCGATGACGTCCAATTGGCCGAGCGGGTGCTGGACACCGACGTGTTCGCACGCACCAGTCCGGAACACAAGCTGCGGCTGGTGATGGCGCTGCAGGCCCACGGACTGACCGTGGCCATGACCGGCGACGGGGTCAACGACGCCCCGGCGCTGAAACGCGCGGATGCGGGTATCGCCATGGGCCGAAAGGGCAGCGAGGCGGCCAAGGAAGCCTCCGAGCTGGTGCTGGCGGACGACAACTTCGCCTCCATCACGGCCGCCGTGCGCGAGGGGCGAACGGTGTACGCGAACATCAAAAAGGTCATCAGTTGGACCCTGCCCACCAATGCCGGCGAGGCATCCACCATCATCCTCGCCCTGCTGTTGGGGCTGACCCTGCCCGTCACGCCGGTGCAGATCCTGTGGGTGAATATGATCACGGCCGTGACCTTGGGCATCGCTCTGGCCTTCGAGCCCAGCGAGAACGACATCATGGCTCGCCCGCCACGCCCCCGCGGCGAGCCGCTGCTGTCCGGCGATCTGATCTGGCATATCGTACTCGTGGCCGCTCTGTTCTTGGCCGGGGTGTTCGGCATCTACCTTTACGCGGTGGAGCAGGGCTATTCCATCGATCTGGCCCGCACCATCGCCATGAATACCCTGGTGATGATGGAGATCTTCCATCTCCTGTTCATCCGCAACATGAACAGCCAGAATCTCGGCTGGAGGCGATTGCGCGGCACCCGGGTGCTTTGGTTGGCCATCGCTCTGGTGGTCGTCGGGCAGATCGCCATCACCTACCTGCCGCCGATGCAGGGGGTTTTTGAAACCGAGTCGATTCCGTTGAGGGACGCCCTGCTCATTCTTGCGGTGGGGGTCGTCCTGTTCGTGATCATCGAGCTGGAGAAGCGTCTGCGCCTACGTCTGAGCGCGGCTGTCCGCACGTCGGCCGTTGTCGCGGGGGAAGAAACGACACCGATACGCTACTGA
- a CDS encoding DUF1826 domain-containing protein: MSDALCIPPSRLRDHGRFAAAAARTRRRLPGGARPRSALHASRIGCQAIGLRIERLERAMCPRWHVDRTGIRLLCTWRGPGTEWLDDPRIDPRGLLGSAADAPATGQARPFDILLLKGSAWQGNAAGGAIHRSPQVAPGSDPRILVALDALWDD, encoded by the coding sequence GTGTCGGATGCGCTTTGCATACCGCCTTCGCGGCTTCGCGACCACGGCCGCTTCGCCGCTGCGGCGGCACGCACGCGCCGACGCCTACCGGGGGGCGCTCGGCCTCGCTCCGCTCTCCATGCCTCGCGGATCGGCTGCCAGGCCATCGGTCTGCGCATCGAGCGTCTGGAGCGCGCCATGTGCCCCCGCTGGCATGTCGACCGCACCGGCATCCGGCTGCTCTGCACCTGGCGCGGTCCGGGTACGGAGTGGCTCGACGATCCCCGGATCGACCCTCGGGGTCTGCTCGGCAGCGCCGCGGACGCCCCGGCAACCGGTCAAGCCCGGCCCTTCGACATCCTGCTGCTCAAAGGCAGCGCCTGGCAGGGCAACGCGGCCGGCGGCGCGATCCACCGCTCCCCGCAGGTCGCTCCGGGCTCGGACCCTCGGATCCTCGTGGCCCTGGATGCCCTCTGGGACGACTAA
- a CDS encoding GNAT family N-acetyltransferase, whose amino-acid sequence MTSDIEIRNETNDDIAAIAEVTIAAFRDLEISNQTEHFIIDALRAAETLALSLVAVLDGRVVGHIAFSPVALSDGTGDWYGLGPVSVLPQVQCRGIGQALVREGLSRLKRMQARGCCLVGHPEYYRRFGFENCPQLVLEGVPPEVFFALSFDGTLPRGTVAFHEAFAAVGPSLRADEV is encoded by the coding sequence ATGACGTCGGACATCGAGATTAGGAACGAGACGAACGACGATATCGCCGCGATCGCCGAGGTGACGATAGCGGCGTTTCGGGATCTGGAGATCAGCAACCAGACCGAACACTTCATCATCGACGCGCTCCGCGCCGCCGAGACCCTCGCGCTCTCGCTCGTCGCGGTGCTCGATGGCCGTGTCGTCGGCCACATCGCGTTCTCGCCCGTGGCCCTGTCGGACGGTACGGGGGATTGGTACGGACTCGGCCCGGTGTCGGTCTTGCCGCAGGTTCAGTGCCGAGGGATCGGCCAAGCCCTGGTGCGCGAAGGCTTGTCGCGGCTCAAGCGCATGCAGGCGCGCGGCTGCTGCCTGGTGGGGCATCCGGAATACTACCGAAGGTTCGGGTTCGAGAACTGCCCGCAGCTCGTCCTCGAGGGCGTCCCGCCGGAGGTCTTCTTCGCACTGTCCTTCGACGGGACGCTGCCGCGGGGAACTGTCGCGTTCCACGAGGCCTTCGCAGCGGTTGGCCCGTCGTTGCGCGCAGACGAGGTGTGA
- a CDS encoding diheme cytochrome c, with the protein MKHPKPILILLAVGPLSPGAVGLAFGDDDDDDERREGGQEESGWMESRAPLSPVVNAIYNAECGSCHMAYQPGLLPPRAWAEIVTPTALANHYGDDASLTEDLRTEISAFLGASSADLALQGDPLRLDASGSNTGRALPRISATANFKNEHDEIPSRLVAGNPEVGSFSKCNACHRGATEGNYNERQIDIPGHGPWKD; encoded by the coding sequence ATGAAGCATCCCAAACCCATCCTCATCCTGCTGGCCGTCGGCCCGCTTTCGCCGGGCGCTGTCGGCTTGGCCTTCGGTGATGACGACGATGACGATGAAAGGCGCGAGGGCGGCCAGGAGGAAAGCGGCTGGATGGAGTCCCGCGCCCCACTCTCGCCTGTCGTCAATGCCATTTACAACGCGGAGTGCGGCTCCTGTCACATGGCCTACCAACCGGGACTGCTGCCGCCACGCGCCTGGGCGGAGATCGTGACGCCCACGGCGCTTGCGAATCATTATGGCGATGACGCCTCCCTCACGGAGGATTTGCGCACCGAGATCAGCGCCTTCCTCGGCGCCAGCTCCGCCGACCTGGCCTTGCAGGGCGATCCTCTGCGCCTCGACGCCAGCGGGTCGAACACGGGCCGCGCACTGCCGCGCATCAGCGCAACCGCCAACTTCAAGAACGAGCACGATGAGATTCCGTCCCGTCTGGTGGCGGGCAACCCGGAGGTTGGCAGCTTCAGTAAGTGCAATGCCTGCCATCGCGGGGCGACCGAAGGGAACTACAACGAGCGGCAGATCGACATTCCAGGCCATGGACCCTGGAAGGATTGA
- a CDS encoding PepSY domain-containing protein has product MSRVEARPIAEILAEVANAVPDEVIGVEFERARRRGAEVWVYQLKIIAKDGRLLKVEVDAATDRLLVAEED; this is encoded by the coding sequence TTGAGTCGCGTCGAAGCGCGCCCGATCGCTGAAATCCTGGCTGAGGTGGCGAACGCGGTGCCGGACGAGGTGATCGGGGTGGAATTCGAGCGAGCGCGGCGCCGCGGCGCCGAGGTGTGGGTCTACCAACTCAAGATTATTGCCAAGGACGGGCGTCTGCTGAAGGTCGAGGTGGACGCGGCCACCGACCGCCTTCTGGTGGCGGAGGAGGACTGA
- a CDS encoding NAD(P)H-dependent oxidoreductase has protein sequence MPDDQPPPYPRRILVLFAHPTQERSEVIAPMARAAANLPGVTVVDLYGRYPGFAIDVDREQAHLRTHDAVVFLHPLYWYSTPSILKEWQDLVLEHGFAYGSSGTALHGKVFFSALSAGGPEAAYCAAGYNHFTIRELLQPLEQTASLCGMFYLPPFALFGARTAVEDGRLEGHLQAWVRLLTALRDDRLDLEAAQRLPVLNGALDTVDREG, from the coding sequence ATGCCCGATGACCAACCCCCACCTTACCCGCGTCGGATTCTAGTCCTCTTCGCGCACCCGACACAGGAGCGATCGGAGGTCATTGCGCCGATGGCTCGGGCTGCGGCGAACCTTCCGGGCGTCACCGTGGTGGACCTGTACGGTCGGTATCCCGGCTTCGCGATCGACGTCGACAGGGAACAGGCCCATTTACGCACTCATGACGCGGTTGTCTTTCTGCATCCTCTCTATTGGTACTCCACACCGTCCATCTTGAAGGAATGGCAGGACCTGGTTCTGGAGCACGGATTCGCCTACGGCAGCAGCGGCACGGCGCTCCACGGCAAGGTCTTCTTCAGCGCGCTGAGCGCGGGTGGTCCGGAGGCCGCCTACTGCGCGGCGGGCTACAACCACTTCACCATCCGCGAGTTGCTCCAGCCCCTGGAGCAGACCGCCTCCCTGTGCGGCATGTTCTACCTGCCCCCGTTCGCACTCTTCGGTGCCCGTACCGCTGTGGAAGACGGCCGGCTCGAGGGGCATCTGCAGGCTTGGGTGCGACTGTTGACCGCACTGCGCGACGATCGCCTCGACCTGGAGGCGGCCCAAAGGCTGCCTGTCCTCAACGGCGCGCTCGACACCGTCGATCGGGAGGGCTAG